In Streptomyces sp. NBC_01551, one DNA window encodes the following:
- a CDS encoding ATP/GTP-binding protein, whose amino-acid sequence MDFASSNGGAAPRSTTSAKIVVAGGFGVGKTTFVGAVSEINPLRTEAVMTSASAGIDDLTHTGDKTTTTVAMDFGRITLDQDLILYLFGTPGQDRFWFMWDDLVRGAIGAIVLVDTRRLADCFPAVDYFENSGLPFVVALNGFEGYQPYTPEEVREALQIGPDAPIITTDARHRADAKSALITLVEHALMARLK is encoded by the coding sequence GTGGACTTCGCAAGCTCTAACGGCGGAGCGGCTCCTCGCTCCACCACCTCCGCGAAGATCGTGGTGGCCGGCGGCTTCGGCGTGGGCAAGACCACGTTCGTCGGCGCGGTCTCCGAGATCAACCCGCTGCGCACCGAGGCCGTGATGACGTCCGCGAGCGCCGGCATCGACGACCTGACCCACACCGGGGACAAGACGACCACCACGGTCGCCATGGACTTCGGTCGCATCACCCTGGACCAGGACCTGATCCTGTACCTCTTCGGTACCCCCGGTCAGGACCGCTTCTGGTTCATGTGGGACGACCTCGTCCGCGGTGCCATCGGTGCGATCGTCCTGGTCGACACCCGCCGTCTCGCCGACTGCTTCCCCGCCGTCGACTACTTCGAGAACAGCGGGCTGCCGTTCGTCGTGGCACTCAACGGTTTCGAGGGGTACCAGCCGTACACCCCCGAAGAGGTGCGCGAGGCGCTGCAGATCGGCCCGGACGCCCCGATCATCACCACCGACGCCCGCCACAGGGCGGACGCCAAGAGCGCGCTCATCACTCTCGTCGAGCACGCCCTCATGGCCCGACTCAAGTAA
- a CDS encoding DUF742 domain-containing protein, protein MTPPPAYSDAYDSSYSEGDQPLVRPYAMTGGRTRPRYQLAIEALVSTTADPMHLSGMLPEHQRICTLCREVKSVAEVSALLSMPLGVARILVADLAEAGMVAIHQPGNGEAGGTPDVTLLERVLSGLRKL, encoded by the coding sequence ATGACCCCGCCCCCCGCCTATTCCGACGCGTACGACTCGTCGTACTCGGAAGGCGACCAGCCGCTGGTACGTCCGTACGCGATGACCGGTGGCCGGACCCGTCCGCGCTACCAGCTCGCCATCGAGGCGCTGGTCAGCACCACGGCCGACCCGATGCACCTCTCCGGCATGCTTCCGGAGCACCAGCGGATCTGCACGCTGTGCCGCGAGGTCAAGTCGGTCGCGGAGGTCTCCGCACTGCTGTCGATGCCGCTCGGTGTCGCCCGGATCCTCGTGGCCGACCTGGCCGAGGCCGGAATGGTGGCCATCCACCAGCCGGGCAATGGAGAGGCCGGCGGCACGCCGGACGTAACGCTGCTCGAGAGGGTTCTCAGTGGACTTCGCAAGCTCTAA
- a CDS encoding roadblock/LC7 domain-containing protein: MSQAAQNLNWLITNFVDNTPGVSHTVVVSADGLLLAMSEGFPRDRADQLAAVASGLTSLTAGASRIFEGGAVNQTVVEMDRGFLFLMSVSDGSSLAVLAHPECDIGLVGYEMALLVDRAGSVLTPDLRAELQGSLLI, translated from the coding sequence ATGAGCCAGGCGGCACAGAACCTGAACTGGTTGATCACCAACTTCGTGGACAACACCCCAGGGGTGTCCCACACGGTGGTGGTTTCCGCCGACGGCCTCCTTCTGGCGATGTCCGAGGGGTTCCCGCGTGACCGCGCCGATCAGCTGGCGGCCGTGGCCTCCGGTCTGACGTCGCTCACGGCCGGAGCCTCCCGCATCTTCGAGGGCGGCGCCGTCAACCAGACGGTGGTGGAGATGGACCGCGGGTTCCTCTTCCTGATGTCCGTGTCCGACGGATCCTCCCTGGCCGTACTGGCGCACCCCGAGTGCGACATCGGCCTCGTCGGCTACGAGATGGCCCTCCTCGTGGACCGCGCCGGCAGTGTCCTCACCCCGGACCTGCGCGCGGAGCTCCAGGGAAGCCTGCTCATCTGA
- a CDS encoding sensor histidine kinase — MQGRFKRDGSAAAEQEPRGGIDRGSSPQHAQNRGPAAEGAGPNASTTVKAKGRGKSKGLAKGSGKDKVKDQSAELDVAIPTAPSGPGSRLAMQNWRISTRLVSLLTLPVVAATTLGGFRINDSLNDIAQLEHMQLLTTMTRQATNLAAMLQTERDNSAGPLSADKSGKVNSIVQGVREQTDAAARSFTAATDKVDSAEDKDETLKSIRNNILQIGRQLTGIEDIRKKAYQNGAQQTVTEYNALIVSLLSLSQDMAQATSNPEMIKRTRALAAFSSAKEYASIQRAIIAASLPDPSVADKAGKLEENDRLYALSALRGESQSKKTFELVYQGKPEELLAALGDGNPEIGQADHYARRVLSTQGQFAKEKNRSWLDWYDADDNKLQAMKVIELTLLEDMEQKARELKNESQQDAIINGALILLVLGVSLVGAFVMARSMIRSLRRLQDTATRVAQDRLPELVKQLSESDPQDVDTSVESVGLHTRDEIGQVAAAFDDVHREAVRLAAEQALLRGNVNAMFTNLSRRSQGLIQRQLSLISELESREADPDQLSSLFKLDHLATRMRRNGENLLVLAGEEPGRRWTRPVPLVDVLRAAASEVEQYERIELASVPGTDVAGRVVNDLVHLLAELLENATSFSSPQTKVKVTGHALPDGRVLVEIHDTGIGLSPEDLAAINERLASPPTVDVSVSRRMGLFVVGRLSLRHGIRIQLRPSDSGGTTALVMLPVDVAQGGKKPGPMPGQGGQGGPGAQGAPSAQGSVPGGAGRPPVGGAPQRGQVSGGGQRAALPGRDGSGGGNGGNGQQRQQGGRPQQPGGPSARPQGGPGAPTGQGQGQGSFGSGAPLAGRGPQPRPTGAPSAPSAGGPSGFPQGNGFERPQAPQQQPQQAQAQQPQSQQQSAPPAPAQRGPRPQLPPRGGAPRPELPGAGAAPGGMPQATSWGAGQGGQEVPRGHDELSGPGSTAEFARPDFNAPQPPAAYDSGSTGQFERPDVRGGSLSPSGTGQFERPELRGGADPASTGQFARPDYPATRPGGPGVGGPGGQQGQAPQSGGAYAPVPASRPETPQLPQAHQPEALPPAQGPGEARSPIFDTLESNWFREEGAEQQPPAQAPAVPQQPRPQHQIPGAPQRIQQPLPTRGMELPAESAPATTGSTPTVSWRSSPNDELMRQAERVRQPAAGGITTSGLPRRVPRANLVAGTAQQQADAQPGPQVSRAPDDVRGRLTNLRRGIQQGRQAGNSGPATGSYHIDPTYQQER, encoded by the coding sequence GTGCAGGGACGATTCAAGAGGGATGGCAGCGCTGCGGCGGAGCAGGAGCCGCGCGGCGGGATCGACCGTGGCTCCTCGCCCCAGCACGCCCAGAACCGCGGGCCGGCTGCCGAAGGAGCGGGCCCCAACGCCTCCACCACGGTGAAGGCCAAGGGTCGCGGCAAGTCCAAGGGCTTGGCCAAGGGCAGCGGCAAGGACAAGGTCAAGGACCAGTCCGCCGAGCTGGACGTGGCGATACCGACGGCCCCCAGTGGGCCCGGCTCCCGTCTCGCCATGCAGAACTGGCGCATCAGCACGCGACTGGTGTCGCTGCTGACCCTGCCGGTCGTCGCGGCCACCACGCTCGGTGGCTTCCGTATCAACGACTCGCTCAATGACATCGCACAGCTGGAGCACATGCAGCTGCTGACGACGATGACCCGGCAGGCCACCAACCTGGCCGCCATGCTGCAGACCGAGCGCGACAACTCCGCCGGTCCGCTGTCGGCCGACAAGTCGGGCAAGGTCAACAGCATCGTCCAGGGCGTCCGCGAGCAGACGGACGCGGCCGCCCGGTCCTTCACCGCCGCGACCGACAAGGTCGACAGCGCGGAGGACAAGGACGAGACGCTCAAGTCGATCCGCAACAACATCCTGCAGATCGGCCGCCAGCTCACCGGCATCGAGGACATCCGCAAGAAGGCGTACCAGAACGGCGCCCAGCAGACCGTCACCGAGTACAACGCGCTGATCGTCTCGCTGCTCTCGCTCTCGCAGGACATGGCCCAGGCCACCTCCAACCCCGAGATGATCAAGCGTACCCGCGCCCTGGCGGCGTTCTCCTCCGCCAAGGAGTACGCCTCGATCCAGCGCGCGATCATCGCCGCCTCGCTCCCCGACCCGTCGGTCGCGGACAAGGCCGGCAAGCTGGAGGAGAACGACCGGCTGTACGCCCTCTCCGCGCTCCGCGGTGAGAGCCAGTCCAAGAAGACCTTCGAACTCGTCTACCAGGGCAAGCCCGAGGAACTCCTCGCGGCGCTCGGCGACGGCAACCCGGAGATCGGCCAGGCGGACCACTACGCCCGCCGCGTCCTGAGCACCCAGGGCCAGTTCGCCAAGGAGAAGAACCGCTCCTGGCTCGACTGGTACGACGCCGACGACAACAAGCTCCAGGCCATGAAGGTCATCGAGCTCACGCTGCTCGAGGACATGGAGCAGAAGGCCCGCGAGCTCAAGAACGAGTCGCAGCAGGACGCCATCATCAACGGTGCCCTGATCCTCCTCGTCCTCGGCGTCTCCCTCGTCGGCGCCTTCGTCATGGCCCGGTCCATGATCCGCTCGCTGCGCCGCCTGCAGGACACCGCGACCCGGGTCGCCCAGGACCGTCTGCCCGAGCTCGTCAAGCAGCTCTCCGAGTCCGACCCGCAGGACGTCGACACGTCCGTGGAGTCGGTCGGTCTGCACACCCGCGACGAGATCGGCCAGGTGGCCGCGGCCTTCGACGACGTGCACCGCGAGGCCGTCCGCCTCGCCGCCGAGCAGGCCCTCCTGCGGGGCAACGTCAACGCGATGTTCACCAACCTCTCGCGCCGCTCGCAGGGCCTCATCCAGCGTCAGCTCTCGCTCATCTCCGAGCTGGAGTCCCGCGAGGCCGACCCGGACCAGCTGTCCTCGCTCTTCAAGCTCGACCACCTCGCGACCCGCATGCGCCGTAACGGCGAAAACCTCCTCGTCCTCGCGGGCGAGGAGCCGGGCCGCCGGTGGACCCGCCCCGTCCCGCTCGTCGACGTGCTCCGCGCCGCGGCGTCCGAGGTGGAGCAGTACGAGCGCATCGAACTCGCGTCGGTGCCCGGCACCGACGTCGCCGGCCGCGTCGTCAACGACCTCGTGCACCTCCTCGCCGAGCTGCTGGAGAACGCCACCTCGTTCTCCTCACCGCAGACCAAGGTCAAGGTCACCGGTCACGCGCTGCCGGACGGCCGCGTGCTCGTCGAGATCCACGACACCGGCATCGGCCTCTCCCCCGAGGACCTCGCCGCGATCAACGAGCGGCTCGCGTCGCCGCCGACCGTGGACGTCTCCGTCTCCCGCCGCATGGGCCTGTTCGTGGTCGGCCGCCTGTCCCTGCGACACGGCATCCGCATCCAGCTGCGCCCGTCCGACTCGGGCGGTACGACGGCCCTCGTCATGCTCCCGGTGGACGTCGCCCAGGGCGGCAAGAAGCCGGGTCCGATGCCGGGTCAGGGCGGCCAGGGCGGCCCCGGTGCGCAGGGTGCCCCCTCCGCCCAGGGTTCCGTGCCCGGCGGCGCCGGTCGTCCCCCCGTGGGCGGCGCCCCGCAGCGCGGCCAGGTCTCCGGCGGCGGGCAGCGGGCAGCGCTGCCGGGTCGGGACGGCTCGGGCGGCGGCAACGGCGGCAACGGCCAGCAGCGTCAGCAGGGTGGCCGGCCCCAGCAGCCGGGCGGTCCCTCCGCCCGTCCGCAGGGCGGCCCCGGCGCGCCCACCGGCCAGGGCCAGGGCCAGGGTTCCTTCGGTTCCGGCGCTCCGCTGGCGGGCCGCGGTCCGCAGCCCCGTCCGACGGGCGCCCCCTCGGCTCCCTCGGCCGGCGGTCCCTCCGGGTTCCCGCAGGGCAACGGCTTCGAGCGGCCCCAGGCTCCCCAGCAGCAGCCCCAGCAGGCTCAGGCTCAGCAGCCCCAGTCCCAGCAGCAGTCGGCGCCCCCGGCGCCGGCCCAGCGCGGCCCCCGGCCGCAGCTGCCGCCGCGCGGTGGCGCACCGCGTCCGGAACTGCCGGGTGCGGGTGCCGCTCCCGGCGGGATGCCGCAGGCCACCAGCTGGGGCGCCGGCCAGGGCGGCCAGGAGGTCCCGCGCGGCCACGACGAGCTGTCGGGCCCCGGCTCCACGGCGGAGTTCGCCCGCCCGGACTTCAACGCCCCGCAGCCCCCGGCCGCGTACGACAGCGGTTCGACGGGCCAGTTCGAGCGTCCCGACGTGCGCGGCGGCTCGCTGAGCCCGTCCGGCACCGGGCAGTTCGAGCGCCCGGAGCTGCGCGGCGGCGCCGACCCGGCGTCGACCGGCCAGTTCGCCCGCCCGGACTACCCGGCCACCCGGCCCGGCGGTCCCGGTGTAGGCGGCCCCGGCGGTCAGCAGGGGCAGGCTCCGCAGTCCGGCGGCGCCTACGCCCCCGTACCGGCCTCGCGCCCGGAGACCCCGCAGCTGCCGCAGGCCCACCAGCCGGAGGCGCTGCCGCCGGCCCAGGGTCCCGGTGAGGCGCGCAGCCCGATCTTCGACACGCTGGAGTCGAACTGGTTCCGCGAGGAGGGCGCCGAACAGCAGCCCCCCGCGCAGGCACCGGCCGTACCCCAGCAGCCGCGGCCGCAGCACCAGATCCCCGGTGCACCGCAGCGCATCCAGCAGCCGCTGCCCACGCGCGGCATGGAGCTGCCGGCGGAGTCCGCCCCGGCGACGACCGGCAGCACGCCGACCGTAAGCTGGCGGTCCTCGCCGAACGACGAGCTGATGCGGCAGGCCGAGCGCGTGCGCCAGCCCGCCGCCGGCGGAATCACCACCTCCGGACTGCCGCGGCGCGTGCCGCGGGCCAACCTCGTCGCCGGCACCGCACAACAGCAGGCCGACGCCCAGCCCGGTCCGCAGGTCTCGCGTGCCCCGGACGACGTCCGTGGCCGTCTGACCAACCTCCGACGCGGTATCCAGCAGGGACGCCAGGCAGGCAACAGCGGCCCGGCCACCGGCAGTTACCACATCGACCCCACATACCAGCAGGAGCGATAG
- a CDS encoding fumarylacetoacetate hydrolase family protein: protein MRIARFSIDGNVAFGAVEGSAPDELVLDIIKGIPFADFELSGTKVPLSKVRLLPPVLPNKVVAIGRNYAEHAAELGNEVPEAPITFFKPSTSVVGPGDPITYPSFSQDLHHEAELAVVIGRMCREVPKERVKDVILGYTCANDVTARDVQQREKQWARAKGFDSSCPLGPWIETDLDPGDLTIQCTVNGEQRQLGRTSDMVRSIEDLIVHITEAMTLLPGDVILTGTPAGVGPLNVGDEVAVTIEGIGTLTNKVIKRG from the coding sequence GTGCGCATCGCCAGGTTCTCGATCGACGGCAATGTCGCGTTCGGGGCGGTCGAGGGCTCTGCCCCCGACGAGCTCGTCCTCGACATCATCAAGGGCATCCCGTTCGCGGACTTCGAGCTGTCCGGCACGAAGGTTCCGCTGAGCAAGGTCCGGCTGCTGCCGCCCGTGCTCCCGAACAAGGTCGTGGCCATCGGCCGCAACTACGCGGAGCACGCGGCGGAGCTGGGCAACGAGGTCCCCGAGGCTCCCATCACCTTCTTCAAGCCCTCCACCTCGGTGGTCGGCCCGGGCGACCCGATCACGTACCCCTCGTTCTCCCAGGACCTCCACCACGAGGCGGAGCTCGCCGTGGTCATCGGGCGCATGTGCCGCGAGGTCCCCAAGGAGCGCGTCAAGGACGTGATCCTCGGCTACACCTGCGCCAACGACGTCACCGCGCGCGATGTCCAGCAGCGCGAGAAGCAGTGGGCCCGGGCCAAGGGCTTCGACAGCTCCTGCCCCCTCGGCCCCTGGATCGAGACCGACCTCGACCCCGGCGACCTGACCATCCAGTGCACCGTCAACGGCGAACAGCGCCAGCTCGGCCGCACCAGCGACATGGTCCGCTCCATCGAGGACCTGATCGTCCACATCACCGAGGCCATGACGCTGCTCCCGGGCGACGTCATCCTCACGGGGACCCCGGCCGGAGTCGGCCCCCTCAACGTCGGCGACGAGGTCGCCGTCACCATCGAAGGCATCGGCACTCTCACCAACAAGGTGATCAAGCGTGGCTAA
- the gltX gene encoding glutamate--tRNA ligase: protein MANAPVRVRFCPSPTGNPHVGLVRTALFNWAFARHHGGTFVFRIEDTDAARDSEESYAQLLDSLRWLGFTWDEGPEVGGPHAPYRQSQRMDIYADVAKKLKDGGYAYDCYCTTEELDARRAAARAAGKPSGYDGHCRELTTVQLEAYQGEHRSSIVRFRMPDEPITFTDLVRGELTFTPENVPDFGILRANGAPLYTLVNPVDDALMEITHVLRGEDLLSSTPRQIALYKALIELGVAKAVPEFGHLPYVMGEGNKKLSKRDPESSLNLYRERGFLPEGLLNYLSLLGWSFSKDQDIFSIEEMVAKFDIPDVNANPARFDLKKAEAINADHIRLLDPKAFADACTPWLRAPHANWEPADFDAEAWAAIAPYAQTRVTVLSDITANVDFLFRKEPVEDQASWDKAMKGEPAALLTSVRAHLDTADWNDPEALKQAVLTAGEAHGLKLGKAQAPVRVAVTGRTVGLPLFESLQILGKERSLARIDAALAKLAA, encoded by the coding sequence GTGGCTAACGCACCCGTCCGCGTCCGTTTCTGTCCCTCCCCGACTGGCAACCCCCACGTCGGCCTGGTCCGGACGGCTCTCTTCAACTGGGCGTTCGCCCGCCACCACGGCGGCACGTTCGTCTTCCGCATCGAGGACACCGACGCGGCGCGCGACTCCGAGGAGTCGTACGCCCAGCTGCTCGACTCGCTGCGCTGGCTCGGCTTCACCTGGGACGAGGGTCCCGAGGTGGGCGGCCCGCACGCCCCGTACCGCCAGTCCCAGCGCATGGACATCTACGCGGACGTCGCGAAGAAGCTCAAGGACGGCGGCTACGCGTACGACTGCTACTGCACCACCGAGGAGCTGGACGCGCGCCGCGCCGCCGCCCGCGCGGCCGGCAAGCCCTCCGGTTACGACGGCCACTGCCGCGAGCTGACCACCGTGCAGCTGGAGGCGTACCAGGGCGAGCACCGCTCCTCGATCGTCCGCTTCCGGATGCCCGACGAGCCGATCACCTTCACCGACCTGGTCCGCGGCGAGCTGACCTTCACCCCGGAGAACGTGCCGGACTTCGGCATCCTGCGGGCCAACGGCGCGCCGCTGTACACGCTCGTCAACCCCGTCGACGACGCGCTGATGGAGATCACGCACGTCCTGCGCGGCGAGGACCTGCTGTCCTCCACCCCGCGCCAGATCGCGCTCTACAAGGCGCTGATCGAGCTGGGCGTCGCCAAGGCGGTCCCCGAGTTCGGCCACCTGCCGTACGTCATGGGCGAGGGCAACAAGAAGCTCTCCAAGCGCGACCCGGAGTCCTCGCTCAACCTGTACCGCGAGCGCGGCTTCCTGCCCGAGGGCCTGCTGAACTACCTCTCGCTCCTCGGCTGGTCCTTCTCCAAGGACCAGGACATCTTCTCGATCGAGGAGATGGTGGCGAAGTTCGACATCCCGGACGTCAACGCCAACCCGGCGCGCTTCGACCTCAAGAAGGCCGAGGCCATCAACGCCGACCACATCCGGCTGCTGGACCCGAAGGCCTTCGCGGACGCCTGCACGCCGTGGCTGCGGGCCCCGCACGCCAACTGGGAGCCCGCGGACTTCGACGCCGAGGCCTGGGCGGCCATCGCGCCGTACGCCCAGACCCGCGTGACCGTCCTGTCGGACATCACCGCGAACGTTGACTTCCTGTTCCGCAAGGAGCCCGTCGAGGACCAGGCGTCCTGGGACAAGGCGATGAAGGGTGAGCCGGCGGCCCTGCTGACCAGCGTCCGCGCCCACCTGGACACGGCCGACTGGAACGACCCCGAGGCCCTCAAGCAGGCCGTCCTGACCGCCGGCGAGGCCCACGGCCTCAAGCTCGGCAAGGCGCAGGCCCCGGTCCGCGTGGCCGTCACCGGCCGCACGGTCGGTCTGCCGCTCTTCGAGTCCCTCCAGATCCTGGGCAAGGAGCGCTCCCTGGCCCGCATCGACGCGGCGCTGGCGAAGCTCGCCGCGTAG
- a CDS encoding DUF4241 domain-containing protein gives MPMTAPDYAWHFTPGNTFSYEDGPTGTLAVVDGGELWLPSGRVVACDPFLCLGTGDIPPFTARVAPGRYRVEAAMATITTPEEPPSDSPHLRIAAVRLVVADRPAVTWEPALQEGQDPATLEEDEFFGYGVDAGTGCFYDAAADDAFPDCEGDEGPLWDAFEATGHEPGPYVVAGEDGHNLVAFGSGWGDGAYPTWVGRDADGEITCFVTDFFVVPPRDDLPA, from the coding sequence ATGCCGATGACCGCCCCCGACTACGCCTGGCACTTCACGCCGGGCAACACCTTCTCCTACGAGGACGGCCCCACCGGCACCCTCGCGGTGGTCGACGGGGGCGAGCTGTGGCTGCCCTCCGGCCGCGTGGTGGCCTGCGACCCGTTCCTCTGCCTCGGCACGGGCGACATACCGCCGTTCACCGCCCGGGTGGCCCCGGGCCGCTACCGGGTGGAGGCCGCCATGGCCACGATCACCACGCCCGAGGAGCCCCCGTCGGACAGCCCGCACCTGCGGATCGCCGCCGTCCGCCTGGTGGTCGCGGACCGGCCGGCCGTGACCTGGGAGCCCGCCCTGCAGGAGGGCCAGGACCCGGCGACGCTGGAGGAGGACGAGTTCTTCGGCTACGGCGTCGACGCGGGCACGGGCTGCTTCTACGACGCCGCGGCCGACGACGCGTTCCCGGACTGCGAGGGCGACGAGGGGCCGCTCTGGGACGCCTTCGAGGCCACCGGGCACGAGCCCGGCCCCTACGTCGTGGCCGGCGAGGACGGCCACAACCTGGTCGCCTTCGGCTCCGGCTGGGGCGACGGCGCGTACCCGACCTGGGTGGGCCGTGACGCCGACGGCGAGATCACCTGCTTCGTCACCGATTTCTTCGTCGTGCCCCCGCGGGACGATCTCCCGGCGTAG
- a CDS encoding HAD family hydrolase, translating to MPIRAVLWDIDDTLFDYTGADRAGLARHLTVEGLAERYGTPAEALALWRHHTDRHWARFGAGEVTFEGQRRDRVRDFLGAPDLTDDEAEEWFGRYVAHYRAAWVVFPDVVPVLDALAAGYRHGVLSNSSVANQDPKLRALGLRERFEVLVCAAELGVSKPEAEAFLAACEALALPPHEVAYVGDQPEIDARGARDAGLTAFWLDRAGGRGPAPSGVHRIAGLARLPELLAGDTRFGARSGIR from the coding sequence ATGCCGATCCGCGCCGTGCTGTGGGACATCGACGACACCCTGTTCGACTACACCGGGGCGGACCGGGCCGGGCTGGCGCGGCACCTGACGGTCGAGGGGCTCGCGGAGCGGTACGGCACCCCCGCCGAGGCGCTCGCCCTGTGGCGCCACCACACCGACCGGCACTGGGCGCGCTTCGGGGCCGGCGAGGTCACCTTCGAGGGCCAGCGCCGGGACCGGGTACGGGACTTCCTCGGCGCGCCGGACCTGACCGACGACGAGGCCGAGGAATGGTTCGGGCGGTACGTCGCGCACTACCGGGCCGCCTGGGTGGTGTTCCCCGACGTGGTGCCCGTACTGGACGCCCTGGCGGCCGGGTACCGGCACGGGGTGCTCTCCAACTCCTCCGTGGCCAACCAGGACCCGAAGCTGCGCGCCCTCGGGCTGCGCGAGCGCTTCGAGGTCCTGGTCTGCGCCGCCGAGCTGGGCGTCAGCAAGCCCGAGGCCGAGGCCTTCCTCGCCGCCTGCGAGGCGCTCGCGCTGCCGCCGCACGAGGTGGCGTACGTGGGTGACCAGCCGGAGATCGACGCGCGCGGCGCCCGTGACGCCGGGCTCACGGCGTTCTGGCTGGACCGCGCCGGAGGGCGCGGACCGGCTCCCTCCGGTGTGCACCGGATCGCCGGGCTCGCCCGGCTCCCGGAGCTGCTGGCCGGGGATACCCGTTTTGGAGCACGGTCAGGCATCCGGTAA
- the ndgR gene encoding IclR family transcriptional regulator NdgR, with protein sequence MDNSSGVGVLDKAALVLSALESGPATLAGLVAATGLARPTAHRLAVALEHHRMVARDMQGRFILGPRLAELAAAAGEDRLLATAGPVLTHLRDVTGESAQLYRRQGDMRICVAAAERLSGLRDTVPVGSTLPMKAGSAAQILMAWEEPERLHRGLQGARFTATALSGVRRRGWAQSIGEREPGVASVSAPVRGPSNRVVASVSVSGPIERLTRHPGRMHAQAVIDAAARLTEALRRSG encoded by the coding sequence ATGGACAACTCTAGCGGCGTCGGCGTTCTCGACAAGGCAGCTCTGGTATTGAGCGCACTGGAGTCCGGTCCGGCCACCCTCGCCGGGCTGGTCGCGGCGACAGGGCTCGCACGACCCACGGCACATCGCCTCGCCGTGGCACTGGAACACCACCGGATGGTGGCGAGGGACATGCAGGGCCGGTTCATCCTCGGCCCGCGGCTGGCAGAGCTTGCCGCCGCGGCCGGCGAGGACCGCCTGCTGGCCACGGCCGGACCGGTGCTCACCCACCTCCGCGACGTGACGGGCGAGAGCGCGCAGCTCTACCGGCGTCAGGGCGACATGCGCATCTGCGTGGCCGCGGCCGAGCGGCTGTCGGGTCTGCGCGACACCGTGCCGGTGGGCTCCACGCTCCCGATGAAGGCCGGTTCGGCAGCACAGATCCTGATGGCCTGGGAGGAGCCCGAGCGGCTCCACCGGGGTCTGCAGGGCGCGCGCTTCACGGCGACGGCGCTCTCGGGCGTACGGCGCCGCGGCTGGGCGCAGTCGATCGGCGAGCGGGAGCCCGGCGTGGCCTCCGTCTCGGCGCCGGTGCGCGGGCCGTCGAACCGCGTGGTGGCCTCCGTGTCGGTCTCCGGGCCGATCGAGCGCCTGACCCGGCACCCGGGGCGGATGCACGCCCAGGCCGTCATCGACGCGGCCGCCCGCCTGACGGAGGCCCTGCGCCGCTCCGGCTGA